One part of the Spiribacter salinus M19-40 genome encodes these proteins:
- a CDS encoding prephenate dehydrogenase, which produces MAQSTGPRICLVGVGLIAGSLGLALRGRPEIGEVIGLGRHPEQLQRALAHGAVDRVTVSAADALADVDIVVLGVPLGAIRTVMAEIRPHLPEQAVITDVGSAKGCVVADVEAEFGGPLPRFVPGHPIAGTEHSGVEAAFGRLFVDRRVILTPTPQTDEDALERVQRLWAWAGARVVTMSVDHHDRMLAMTSHLPHMLAFGLVDSLASDPSHEEIFRYAAGGFRDFTRIASSDPVMWRDICLGNRDALLEALAAYRGDLEQLTALIEAADGEGLEGVFRNAKQIRDGYLQWFEDRVDED; this is translated from the coding sequence GCTCTCTGGGGCTTGCCCTGCGCGGGCGGCCAGAAATCGGTGAAGTGATTGGGTTGGGGCGCCATCCAGAGCAATTGCAACGGGCTTTAGCCCACGGCGCTGTGGATCGGGTGACCGTCTCGGCTGCTGACGCGTTGGCGGACGTGGATATCGTGGTGCTTGGGGTGCCGCTGGGCGCTATCCGCACGGTGATGGCCGAGATTCGACCACACCTGCCGGAACAGGCGGTGATAACCGATGTGGGCAGTGCCAAAGGCTGTGTCGTCGCGGACGTTGAAGCCGAATTCGGCGGGCCCCTGCCACGCTTTGTCCCGGGTCACCCCATCGCGGGAACGGAACACAGTGGCGTTGAGGCCGCCTTTGGGCGTTTGTTTGTTGACCGCCGGGTCATCCTTACCCCGACACCGCAGACCGACGAGGATGCACTCGAGAGGGTCCAGCGGCTCTGGGCCTGGGCCGGTGCGCGCGTGGTCACGATGTCCGTCGATCATCACGACCGCATGCTGGCCATGACCTCCCATCTGCCCCATATGCTCGCCTTTGGCCTGGTAGACAGTCTCGCCAGCGACCCGTCGCACGAGGAAATCTTTCGCTATGCCGCCGGCGGTTTTCGCGACTTCACCCGCATCGCTTCCAGTGATCCAGTCATGTGGCGGGATATCTGCCTGGGAAATCGAGACGCATTACTCGAGGCACTGGCCGCGTATCGGGGCGATCTGGAACAGCTGACCGCACTGATTGAGGCGGCCGATGGGGAAGGCCTCGAGGGCGTGTTTCGCAATGCCAAGCAGATCCGTGATGGCTATCTGCAGTGGTTTGAGGACCGAGTGGATGAGGACTGA
- the aroA gene encoding 3-phosphoshikimate 1-carboxyvinyltransferase, which yields MTSASNRQFRVTPGGCLRGDIRVPGDKSISHRAVMLGAIAEGITEVRGFLEGDDAMATLAAMRALGVAIDGPKQGALQIDGVGLHGLSAPAGPLDLGNSGTSMRLFCGLLAGQTFTAELVGDASLMRRPMRRVTEPLARMGAVIHATEAGTAPLSIQPAAGLHTIDYAMPMASAQVKSAVLLAGLYARGQTTVTEPGITRDHTERMLTAFGYPVESHGGEVRVSGGGRLTAGPIDVPADISSAAFFLVGAAIAAGSSLTLRDVGLNPTRIGVIEILRRMGAQIDIEPASSAGGEPVGTLHVTPAPLHGIEIPTDWVPLAIDEFPVLFIAAACAHGVTTLSGAEELRVKESDRLAVMAEGLTALGVAVETRADGLTMTGGPIQGGRVHAHGDHRIAMAFAMAGLVADGPIEISGCAEVDTSFPGFVELAAQVGLRISAVEQAT from the coding sequence ATGACGAGTGCCTCGAATCGGCAGTTCCGTGTCACGCCAGGCGGGTGCCTTCGTGGCGACATTCGGGTGCCGGGCGATAAGTCCATTTCTCACCGCGCAGTCATGCTCGGTGCGATCGCGGAGGGAATCACCGAGGTCCGTGGCTTTCTGGAGGGTGATGACGCCATGGCCACGCTGGCGGCGATGCGGGCTCTGGGCGTTGCCATTGACGGGCCGAAGCAAGGGGCATTGCAGATTGATGGGGTGGGTTTGCACGGGCTCTCCGCACCGGCTGGCCCACTGGATCTCGGTAATTCCGGTACATCGATGCGGCTTTTCTGTGGGCTGCTTGCCGGCCAGACCTTCACGGCGGAACTGGTAGGCGATGCCTCGTTGATGCGCCGGCCGATGCGACGGGTCACCGAGCCTTTGGCCAGGATGGGTGCGGTTATTCACGCGACTGAGGCCGGTACCGCACCGCTTTCGATTCAGCCGGCGGCGGGTCTTCATACCATTGATTACGCCATGCCCATGGCCAGCGCGCAGGTGAAATCGGCGGTTTTGCTCGCCGGGCTTTATGCGCGTGGTCAAACCACGGTGACAGAACCGGGGATCACCCGCGATCACACAGAGCGCATGCTCACGGCCTTTGGCTATCCGGTCGAAAGTCATGGCGGGGAAGTCCGTGTCAGCGGCGGTGGACGCTTAACGGCGGGCCCGATTGATGTCCCAGCCGATATTTCTTCTGCGGCCTTTTTCCTGGTGGGTGCGGCCATCGCGGCCGGGTCTTCACTCACACTACGCGATGTCGGACTCAACCCCACCCGTATTGGCGTGATCGAAATCCTTCGGCGCATGGGCGCCCAAATTGATATCGAACCAGCTTCCAGCGCAGGCGGTGAACCAGTCGGCACCCTGCATGTCACGCCTGCGCCGCTGCATGGCATCGAGATACCCACGGATTGGGTGCCATTGGCCATCGATGAATTTCCGGTGCTTTTTATCGCGGCTGCCTGCGCGCACGGCGTGACCACGCTGAGTGGAGCCGAGGAGCTGCGGGTAAAAGAAAGCGATCGCCTCGCGGTCATGGCGGAAGGGCTCACCGCGCTGGGCGTCGCGGTTGAGACCAGGGCGGACGGGTTAACGATGACCGGTGGGCCTATTCAGGGCGGTCGCGTTCACGCCCATGGTGACCATCGGATTGCGATGGCGTTCGCGATGGCGGGCCTGGTTGCCGATGGGCCCATTGAGATTAGCGGTTGCGCCGAGGTCGATACCTCTTTCCCGGGCTTTGTCGAACTGGCCGCACAGGTGGGTCTACGCATTTCAGCGGTGGAGCAGGCGACATGA
- the cmk gene encoding (d)CMP kinase, whose translation MTRQDVPIVTIDGPGGAGKGTIAQAIAARLDWHFLDSGAIYRLLALDSLEAGIAVDDLPALIARSQALQIEFPTVGPQAGEVLLNGVVVTTAIRDEACGARASELAAIPAVRDALLARQRAFRQWPGLVADGRDMGTVVFPDAAVKIFLTASAEERARRRHKQLMEQGVSANLADLLQELRARDQRDMNRAVAPLAPAEDAISVDTTSMDVEAVIRTVMEQVEACIPNGGAV comes from the coding sequence ATGACACGTCAGGACGTCCCGATCGTCACCATTGATGGCCCCGGGGGTGCCGGGAAGGGCACGATCGCACAGGCCATTGCTGCGCGACTCGACTGGCACTTTCTTGACAGTGGCGCCATCTACCGCCTGCTGGCGCTGGATTCCCTGGAGGCGGGCATCGCGGTGGATGACCTCCCAGCGTTGATCGCGCGCAGCCAGGCCTTGCAGATCGAGTTTCCCACGGTGGGGCCGCAAGCCGGTGAGGTCCTGTTGAACGGGGTCGTGGTGACCACAGCCATTCGTGACGAGGCTTGCGGAGCACGGGCCTCGGAGCTGGCCGCCATCCCGGCGGTCCGCGATGCGCTACTCGCACGTCAAAGGGCTTTCCGTCAGTGGCCAGGACTGGTCGCGGATGGCCGTGACATGGGCACGGTCGTCTTCCCGGACGCTGCCGTGAAGATTTTTCTGACAGCCAGCGCCGAGGAGCGGGCGCGGAGACGCCATAAGCAGTTGATGGAGCAGGGTGTCAGTGCTAATCTCGCCGATCTTTTGCAGGAATTGCGAGCGCGCGACCAACGCGACATGAACCGAGCGGTGGCACCGCTTGCACCTGCTGAAGACGCGATCAGCGTTGATACCACGTCGATGGACGTGGAGGCGGTGATCCGAACAGTCATGGAGCAGGTTGAGGCCTGCATTCCAAACGGGGGTGCCGTCTAG
- the rpsA gene encoding 30S ribosomal protein S1 gives MSESFAELFEQSLVQTDMRPGSIVTAQVVAIDGEDVIVNAGLKSEAVIPLRQFTDEQGNVEVNVGDDVEVALDAVEDGSGETKLSREKAKRARAWRVLEAAYEGAETVNGQISGKVKGGFTVDLGHIRAFLPGSLVDIRPVRDTTYLEGKDLEFKVIKLDARRNNVVVSRRAVVEEEYSAEREALLEKLQEGQTLKGIVKNLTDYGAFVDLGGIDGLLHITDMAWRRVKHPSEVVDVGQEIDVKVLKFDRERNRVSLGLKQLGEDPWEAIARRYPEGSRVVGKVTNITDYGSFVEIEEGVEGLVHVSEMDWTNKNVNPAKMVSIGDEVEVMILDIDEERRRISLGMKQCQPNPWDEFAAQYNKGDRVTGAIKSITDFGIFVGLEGGIDGLVHLSDLSWSDAGEESIHEFQKGEEVEAVVLSVDPERERISLGVKQLAQDPVSQWVANHPKGTIVTGTATEVDAKGVVVDLGDEVLGYLRASDLDRERVEDARTVVKEGDSVEAKFMAVDRRNRMISLSVRAKDQQDEREVVQDYGNTGAAGTTTLGDLLKEQMSDRDADE, from the coding sequence ATGAGCGAAAGCTTTGCAGAACTCTTCGAACAGAGCCTGGTGCAGACCGATATGCGCCCGGGTTCCATTGTCACTGCGCAGGTGGTGGCCATCGACGGCGAAGACGTCATCGTCAATGCCGGCCTTAAGTCAGAAGCGGTCATTCCGCTTCGGCAATTCACCGACGAGCAGGGCAACGTCGAAGTCAATGTCGGCGACGACGTCGAAGTGGCTCTGGACGCCGTTGAAGACGGCTCCGGCGAGACCAAGCTGTCCCGGGAGAAGGCCAAGCGTGCCCGTGCCTGGCGTGTACTCGAAGCAGCCTACGAAGGCGCTGAGACCGTCAATGGACAGATCAGTGGCAAGGTAAAGGGCGGTTTTACCGTCGATCTGGGCCATATTCGCGCGTTCCTCCCAGGCTCCCTGGTCGATATCCGGCCGGTGCGGGATACCACCTATCTTGAGGGCAAGGACCTCGAGTTCAAGGTGATCAAGCTCGACGCCCGTCGGAACAACGTGGTCGTCTCTCGCCGGGCAGTGGTTGAGGAAGAGTACAGCGCTGAGCGTGAGGCCCTGCTCGAGAAGCTGCAGGAAGGTCAGACACTCAAGGGCATCGTCAAAAATCTCACCGACTACGGTGCCTTCGTCGATCTCGGTGGCATCGATGGTCTGTTGCACATCACCGACATGGCCTGGCGCCGCGTGAAGCACCCGTCTGAGGTTGTGGATGTCGGCCAGGAAATCGACGTCAAGGTGCTGAAGTTCGACCGCGAGCGCAATCGCGTTTCGCTGGGCCTCAAGCAGCTCGGCGAGGATCCGTGGGAGGCCATCGCGCGTCGCTATCCTGAGGGTAGCCGCGTGGTCGGCAAGGTTACGAACATCACCGACTACGGCTCCTTCGTGGAGATCGAAGAGGGTGTCGAGGGGCTCGTCCATGTGTCCGAAATGGACTGGACGAACAAGAACGTGAACCCGGCCAAGATGGTGTCGATCGGCGACGAGGTCGAGGTCATGATCCTCGACATTGATGAAGAGCGCCGCCGGATCTCGCTGGGTATGAAACAGTGCCAGCCGAACCCGTGGGACGAGTTCGCCGCGCAGTACAACAAGGGCGACCGGGTCACCGGTGCCATCAAGTCGATCACGGACTTCGGGATCTTCGTTGGTCTGGAAGGCGGCATCGATGGTCTGGTGCACCTGTCGGATCTCTCCTGGAGTGATGCGGGCGAAGAGTCCATCCATGAATTCCAGAAGGGCGAAGAAGTGGAGGCCGTCGTGCTGTCGGTGGACCCGGAGCGCGAGCGGATCAGTCTTGGCGTCAAGCAGTTGGCCCAGGATCCCGTCTCCCAGTGGGTTGCCAACCATCCCAAGGGGACGATCGTGACGGGCACGGCGACGGAAGTCGACGCCAAGGGTGTCGTGGTCGATTTGGGTGACGAGGTGTTGGGTTACCTGCGGGCCTCCGACCTGGATCGGGAGCGCGTCGAAGACGCTCGCACCGTCGTCAAGGAAGGGGACTCGGTCGAGGCCAAGTTCATGGCAGTCGACCGTCGCAACCGCATGATTAGCTTGTCTGTCCGTGCCAAGGACCAGCAGGATGAGCGAGAGGTCGTGCAGGATTATGGCAACACGGGTGCCGCTGGAACGACGACGTTGGGTGATCTCCTCAAAGAGCAGATGTCGGATCGCGACGCCGACGAGTGA
- a CDS encoding integration host factor subunit beta, whose translation MTKSELIELIAKSQQHLAQRDVELAVKTLLEQMSEALAGGERIEVRGFGSFSLHHRPPRIGRNPKTGEPVSLPGKHVPHFKPGKQMRERVDEGREREEAQG comes from the coding sequence ATGACCAAGTCGGAATTGATCGAACTTATCGCCAAAAGCCAGCAGCATCTGGCTCAGCGCGATGTTGAATTGGCGGTAAAGACTTTGCTCGAGCAAATGAGCGAAGCGCTGGCCGGTGGCGAGCGAATTGAAGTGCGGGGCTTTGGTAGCTTCTCACTTCATCATCGGCCGCCGCGAATTGGCCGCAATCCAAAAACCGGTGAGCCGGTTTCCCTGCCCGGCAAACACGTGCCCCATTTTAAGCCGGGCAAACAGATGCGTGAGCGCGTCGATGAGGGGCGTGAGCGGGAAGAGGCGCAAGGATGA